A segment of the Neochlamydia sp. S13 genome:
ACCTCTTAAAAAAAGCTGGAGACGCTTGCGGCTATTTTTTTCTAAAGCAGCCCACTCTCAAAGGAATTTATCTTTCAATTTTAGCTGTAATCTCAGCTTCAGCCTCTTTTTCAGCTTGAGCTACCTCATCATCAAAATTTGTGATCCCCTCCAATCCTAATAAACCACGCTTAGAGGAACGACAAAACTCCACAAAATGAAGAATTTCTGGAAGAGGCTCAAGTTCTCTTTCAATTTGAAGCAGCGCTTCTTCAAGACATGCTTTAGAACGGTAAACTATTTTAAAAGCTTTTCCGAGTTCTTGGCGAATCTTTAAAGAAAAACCATGCCTTTTTAACCCCACAATATTGATTCCACCAAATTTGTAAGGAATGCCTGCTCCTATCGTATAAGGAGGAACATCCCGAGTAATACGGCTCATTCCCCCGACCATTGCATATTTACCGATCCTAGAAAATTGATGAACGGGTACAAAACCGCTAATAATAGCACAGTCTTCTACAATCACATGACCTGCAAGAGTAGCATTGTTACTCATAATCACTCGATTACCTACTAGGCAATTGTGGGCAATATGGCAATAAGCCATAATCAAGCAATCATCCCCTACCTCTACCGAGGTATTTTCTCCACAAGAGGAATTAATTGTCACAAACTCACGTATTTGACAATTTTTACCAATCTTAACAAAGGTGGTTTCACCTTTATATTTTAGATCCTGTGTTTGAGTGCCAATGCTTGCAAAGGGATAGATAGTGGTCCCTGCGCCAATAATCGTATGGCCGTCAATATAAGCATGAGACTTAATCGTTACACCATCTTCTAACTTTACATGAGCTTTAATAATCGCAAAGGGCTCTACTGTAACTTTATCTCCAATAATAGCTCCCGGTTCAATTACGGCGGTAGGATGTATGTTCGATTTTTTCATATTCTATTTACTCAAAATAATTTTATAAAAGCTTTCTACCCTATTATAGCTGACTTTTGTCCACTAGCGCAAAACCGATTTCAGCTTCTGCAGTAATTTTATCATTCACTGTAGCCGTCGCTTGCATCCGTCCTGCTTTGGAACTTACATGAATACCTTCTACCCTGAGCATTAAGACATCCCCTGGCTTAGCTGGATTGCGAAATTTAGCATTATTGACAGTCAAAAGCACAGCTATCTTGTCATGATAGCCTTTCATATGAATCAATATACCACCCAATTGCGCTAACGCTTCTACCATAAGTACACCTGGCATAATAGGAGTATCCGGAAAATGACCTTGAAAAAAAGCTTCATTAAAAGTCAGGTTTTTCTGTCCTACGATTAACCCCTGCTCTAAATTGATATCAAGAACTCGATCTACCAGCAAAAAGGGAAAGCGGTGAGGCAAGATTTCTGCTATTTGTTTAATATCAAGTGATTTTGGATAATCAGCTACATGAACTTCCATTAAGCACACTCCGTAATAGAGTTTAATAATTCTTTTGCAAAAGCGCAGTTAGATGCATGACCTGCCCTAAGAGCAATTACGTGCGCCTCAAATTCAATTCCTACCAGAGACAGGTCTCCAATCATATCTAAAATTTTATGCCTTACCATCTCATCGGGAAAGAAAAGCCCCCCTTTACTAAAAGCTGCTTCTTCATGAATAATTACGGCATTATCCAAGCTAGCGCCCTTAGCTAAGCCGTGATCCAATAGATAAGCCACTTCTTTATAAAGAGCGAAGGTACGACAGGAAGCAATTTCATGCTTAAAATTGTAACTATTTACCTCTAATGAATAAAATTGGCAATTTAAAAGCTTAGAATGTGGATAATTCAAGGTATAACTGATCCGGTATCCATCATAAGGAAAAGCCATAATATATGTATCTTCTTGATTCCAATGAATAGGACTTTGGATTTTAATCACAGGCTTTTGTTCCGCTTGCTCAAGGATCCCGACTTCTTCGATCATATTCACGAAAGCATCGGAACTTCCATTAGCAGCAGGCGGCTCAATCCCTTTAATTTCAATACATAAGTTATCAATATTATTGGCTCGCACAGCGGCCAGAACGTGCTCAATGGTATGAATTACCACGTTGTTAATTCCTATGGAGGTGCTACGACTTGTTTCATAGACATAATTAACAGAAGCTGGAATCCTCGGTCGATCCGGCAAATCTACTCGACAAAATGTAATACCAGCATTTTCTGGAGCAGGCACAAAGGTAATTTGTACTTCTTTTCCAGTATGAATACCAATGCCTGAGAATGAAATAGAATTTTTTAAGGTTCGCTGCTGACGATATTTTGATATCAAGTTTTGTTTTAAACCAATCACAATTCAGCTCTCTTACGCAATGGAAATGAATGAATTAAGGAACAGGAGGATTCTACTTTAACTTGCAATTTTTAGCAAGTAAAAGCTACTTTCCATTCTAAACCTTCAATAAACAGAAAACTTTAAAGTTTTTTGCTAGATAATCTTAAGCATTGCTTATTTAAAAGTAAGGCAATACCTTATAGATCTCTTCTAGGAGTTAATAAGGCTATTAAGCTGGGTGATCTAATTTTCTTTGAGTCACCCCGAGCAAAGAATTTCTCCTGCCGGCATCTTAGGAGATGGGCAATTTATTCATTTAACAGTAAGAAAGTGCCAACCCTAGATCAAAATCAGTAATTTGTCTGCATCTGCATGATCGAGCCCTAATGAAACCTCTAATCTTTATCCAATTATTCGATAATGGAAATAAAGGACATTTCAGCCGGTAACCCAACTCCTCTTACAGGCTACCTCATATAGCATTCGCTTACCTAAAGAGTTTAAAGTCTAGTAGACGCTGAAAATCCCGTGGGAAGTTTCTAAACCTGCCTCTTCTGCTAGCTGCCAAGCATTTTTATATTCTACTTTGCTTGCAACTCCTTAATGTTAGTGCAAAACTACTGGCCTAACTTTTTTCCGAACAAAAAAAAGACTCCAGATTAAACCTGGCTTTTCTTTAGTGTCTTAAGGTTTGATCCATTGCCTTCAATTCCCTACCCTCGCTCTCCTTATAACAACTGACAAAATAAACTAGCATATTTTCTATTGATTACCCATGTAGTTTAGGTTTATAAGAGATGATTCAATTAATTGGGGTTATAATTTTTAAGTAAAACTATCGACGAAAAAAGGAAGCTCCACCTATACCTACAATACATAGGAAGACAATAAGATAATCACCCGTTATAGAATAAAGAGTTTTGTAGGAAAAAAGCGGAACTTGCAGGTAAAGAGCGCCAGGCTTCCAAATTTTTTCATAGTAAGTATTCCCAAGGATTTTTATCTCGCGTCCAAACGCATCGAAACCGCCGGTAATTCCTGTATTACAAGCACGAATGAGAGGAATGCCGTTTTCTGTTGTTCTCAAGCGAGCATGATCACAGTGCTGCTGTGCTACCGTTGGATACCATACATCACTGGTTAAGTTAACGATTAATTCAGCTCCCTTCAGTCGATTTTCACGCATTAAATGTCCAAATGTTTCCTCATAGCAAATAGATGCTCCAAAAGGAGCATAAGCAGGAAAAATCTTGGCTTCTTTACCAGGAGTAAAAGAACCGGTAATGCCATAAGCGGCAGCCAAGGAACGGCAAAAGGAAAAAGGGATATACTCACCCATAGGAACTAAGACACGCTTATCATATCGTTTAAAAGGAAGCCTAAATTGTTGATAGGAAGAGGGCTCAACAAACTGTGCAGAACTATAATATTCTCTATGCCCGTCAAAAAAGTCCTCCACGTCCTCCATTCCTGATAAGACAGGGGCATTAAAGATATTAGCCAATCCTTGTAGCCAATAGCCATTCGTAACCATCCAAATAGATCCTTTTTCAGTCATACATTTTGAAGCTAAGGGCTCTTGCAATAAAGGAAGAGCAGAATATGCCTTTTCTCCAAAAACCTCGAGAAAAATTTTCTTAACGTTTTTGTAGGAGTAAACAGGTGTATAGGTAGTGAAAGGCACAATAAACTCGGGTAAAGCAATTAAGTGGATATTCTTTCCTAAATGCTCTTTGCAAAGCATCAAAATTTGCTGCCACTCTGCTTCCACATATTTCACGTAGGAAGCTGTATTATGAAAGAGCATGTTTTCCTCCGTAGGGAATACAGGCTGAACAAGAACGGCGTTAAAAGTGTCTTTTATAGCTGCAGGATCGTGCATCTTTAACTGAATAAATCCAAACATAAAAGGAAATGCGGCAAAGACAAGCCAGCAGAGCATATGCCTATAAAGCGGCCAGGCAAGCCATGCTTTTAATGCTAGTAAGTTTACCCCCAGAACCCAAAAAGACATGCCAAAAGCTCCTCCCAGGGAAGCACTTTGAAGAGTGTATAAATTTGCGCTTAAACTAAGTCCAATAGGATTGAAAGCAATTCCTGATAAAATAAATAAACGTGACCATTCAAGAAGAGTCCAGCAACTACACAGCAGTACTATTCGATTATAACTGGTTATGCGCTGCGAGCATGCTAGCCATCCAATAAAACCAAATTGCAAACCAAAGATTAAAGCCAGCAAAACATATACAGCGATGATGTAGAGATATGGATGAGATAGGAACCAGGAAAACTGGATAAGTTGAACCATTGCAAACCAAGCGGTCGCCACAAAAAACCGTTGCCTGCGACTAGGAAAAGAAGCTAAAGCACGAAAAAATAAGGCAAAACCCATAACTGAAGCCATAAAAGAAGCTGCATGGCTCCAATAAGGCTGGCCGAAGGCGACAATTATCAAAGAAAGTATAATACAAGTAAATGTTTGTAAGCGGCTAAGCGGCATAAATTTTAAACTAGGTTAAGGTTAAGCCTAAAAGATTTTTAGCGGGTGGCGGCTTTATTTAATGTTCAGGGCAATTTTTCGTACTTTTTGCCATCAGTTTGCAAAAAAAATAGCTAGAGAGGCTTTTTTTTATAAATACAATCACAAAAAGCAAAAGATAGAGCCCCTGGGAAATTAAATAAACTTAAAAAAACTTTAGATGATTAAATCTTGCGGCTTAAATAAATATTAAAGCAATTAAATGTTCATTCCCCTCTTTTATCCCAACCATCTTTCGGGGCCCAGAGATAATTTTCAGCAAATTATTTGTAGCCTTTAGGACCTTAAAAAACATACAAAATTTCAGCTTTCCCTAGAATACGCAGAGAAAGAACTTAATTATATTTAACAATAGGAAGGCCGTTAAAAACTAGCTTTTAGTTAACATAACTAGCGCAGAAGAAGCATTCCTTTTTTTTATGGACAACCGTATTCTTGTTGACAAGCCGCTTACGTAGGTAAAAAACAAAGCTTTTTTACAACCTACCGGGCAAAAAGCTAGCTAATCGTAAGAGATCCTAGCAAGGCCATGCACTTTGCGCCGCTTCTATAAATTTTATTATCTTTTCAGACAGCAAAGATAGAGAAATTACGTAAGGGGCACTAACTTTTCAATTACCCTTCCAAATAGGAAGGAAACATGTGTGCATTTTTCTTCCTTGCCGCTTTATAAAGATTTAGCTTATAATTTTTTAAAATTATTAAATACAGATAAAATATACTTTAAAAGATTAACCTTTTTCCACTTTTTTATATAGCCTTGTTTTATGAAACAATCTTTTCGTGCTTATCATCTTCTTCAGCTCCTTAGTACATATGACGAGCAAAACCTTCCTTTAGATGCCTTTATAAATAGCTATTTCCGCTCTCATAAAGCTCTGGGCTCTAAAGACCGCGCCTTTATTGCTGAAAACGCCTATTTTTTAATTCGATGGATACGCCTTATCGATTATTTAATTCAAGAGTCTCCTGACTGGAACAAACGCGTGGCTCTATTGCCTTACTTTGACTGGCAAAGCCATCAAAATAATCCAAGCATTCCTGCCGCTATAAGAGTTAGCTTCCCAGATTCACTTTATAATATTTTAGTAGAAAGTTACGGGGCTTTGCGAGCTTCAGAATTATGCCTTGTAAGCAATACTCCTGCCCCGACGACTATAAGAGCAAACACCCTTAAGGCTACCCGTGATAAACTTTTAGAGCTCTTGCAAGATAAATATGAGGTTAGCTCCTGTTTGGCTTCTTCCCATGCTATTAATTTTCTTCAAAGGATTAACTTCCTTGCGATTCCAGAGTTTCAAGCCGGCCTATTTGAAGTGCAGGATGAAGGAAGCCAACTCCTTGCCAATCTTGTGCAATGCCAGCCAGGTCAGCTAGTGATGGATTTTTGTGCAGGCTCTGGCGGTAAAACCTTAGCCTTGGCTCCTTCCATGCAAAATAAAGGACAAATTTTCTTACATGATATACGTTCTTATGCCTTGCAACAAGCAAAAAAACGTTTGAAGCGCGCAGGCATCCACAATGGAC
Coding sequences within it:
- a CDS encoding RsmB/NOP family class I SAM-dependent RNA methyltransferase, with product MKQSFRAYHLLQLLSTYDEQNLPLDAFINSYFRSHKALGSKDRAFIAENAYFLIRWIRLIDYLIQESPDWNKRVALLPYFDWQSHQNNPSIPAAIRVSFPDSLYNILVESYGALRASELCLVSNTPAPTTIRANTLKATRDKLLELLQDKYEVSSCLASSHAINFLQRINFLAIPEFQAGLFEVQDEGSQLLANLVQCQPGQLVMDFCAGSGGKTLALAPSMQNKGQIFLHDIRSYALQQAKKRLKRAGIHNGQIMQANDPKLKKLKKKMDWVLVDAPCSGTGTLRRNPDMKWRFEIEGLKMLIGQQRTIFEKALSFMKPDGRIIYGTCSLLSQENEYQLKHFIKSYHLKVENQIFQSFPSLGGMDGFFGVVLKF
- the fabZ gene encoding 3-hydroxyacyl-ACP dehydratase FabZ; amino-acid sequence: MEVHVADYPKSLDIKQIAEILPHRFPFLLVDRVLDINLEQGLIVGQKNLTFNEAFFQGHFPDTPIMPGVLMVEALAQLGGILIHMKGYHDKIAVLLTVNNAKFRNPAKPGDVLMLRVEGIHVSSKAGRMQATATVNDKITAEAEIGFALVDKSQL
- the lnt gene encoding apolipoprotein N-acyltransferase, with translation MASVMGFALFFRALASFPSRRQRFFVATAWFAMVQLIQFSWFLSHPYLYIIAVYVLLALIFGLQFGFIGWLACSQRITSYNRIVLLCSCWTLLEWSRLFILSGIAFNPIGLSLSANLYTLQSASLGGAFGMSFWVLGVNLLALKAWLAWPLYRHMLCWLVFAAFPFMFGFIQLKMHDPAAIKDTFNAVLVQPVFPTEENMLFHNTASYVKYVEAEWQQILMLCKEHLGKNIHLIALPEFIVPFTTYTPVYSYKNVKKIFLEVFGEKAYSALPLLQEPLASKCMTEKGSIWMVTNGYWLQGLANIFNAPVLSGMEDVEDFFDGHREYYSSAQFVEPSSYQQFRLPFKRYDKRVLVPMGEYIPFSFCRSLAAAYGITGSFTPGKEAKIFPAYAPFGASICYEETFGHLMRENRLKGAELIVNLTSDVWYPTVAQQHCDHARLRTTENGIPLIRACNTGITGGFDAFGREIKILGNTYYEKIWKPGALYLQVPLFSYKTLYSITGDYLIVFLCIVGIGGASFFRR
- the lpxA gene encoding acyl-ACP--UDP-N-acetylglucosamine O-acyltransferase, with product MKKSNIHPTAVIEPGAIIGDKVTVEPFAIIKAHVKLEDGVTIKSHAYIDGHTIIGAGTTIYPFASIGTQTQDLKYKGETTFVKIGKNCQIREFVTINSSCGENTSVEVGDDCLIMAYCHIAHNCLVGNRVIMSNNATLAGHVIVEDCAIISGFVPVHQFSRIGKYAMVGGMSRITRDVPPYTIGAGIPYKFGGINIVGLKRHGFSLKIRQELGKAFKIVYRSKACLEEALLQIERELEPLPEILHFVEFCRSSKRGLLGLEGITNFDDEVAQAEKEAEAEITAKIER
- the lpxC gene encoding UDP-3-O-acyl-N-acetylglucosamine deacetylase, with product MIGLKQNLISKYRQQRTLKNSISFSGIGIHTGKEVQITFVPAPENAGITFCRVDLPDRPRIPASVNYVYETSRSTSIGINNVVIHTIEHVLAAVRANNIDNLCIEIKGIEPPAANGSSDAFVNMIEEVGILEQAEQKPVIKIQSPIHWNQEDTYIMAFPYDGYRISYTLNYPHSKLLNCQFYSLEVNSYNFKHEIASCRTFALYKEVAYLLDHGLAKGASLDNAVIIHEEAAFSKGGLFFPDEMVRHKILDMIGDLSLVGIEFEAHVIALRAGHASNCAFAKELLNSITECA